From one Gracilibacillus salinarum genomic stretch:
- the rnz gene encoding ribonuclease Z has translation MHVEFLGTGAGLPSKNRNVTSIMLHLEQKRNALWMFDCGEATQHQILHTSIKPRKIEKIFITHLHGDHIFGLPGLLSSRSFQGGVEPVTIYGPPGIKAYLETSLTLSRTKLSYPIKIVELSEGVIFEDQQFIISAQKLQHGIECFGFLIEEKDSPGPLLVNKLKEIGIEPGPIYQEFKVNETVDLPNGHTVKSKDYIGVPKPGKRIAVIGDTRAHQAIIPFVQGVDLLIHEATFAADQEKLAHEYYHSTTSQAAAIAREANVKQLILTHISSRFQNEDIELLKKESQQLFHNTTIAYDFYTATID, from the coding sequence ATGCACGTTGAGTTTTTAGGAACAGGGGCCGGACTTCCTAGCAAAAATAGAAATGTAACCTCCATCATGCTCCATTTGGAACAAAAACGTAATGCGCTTTGGATGTTTGATTGTGGGGAAGCAACACAACACCAAATTTTACATACGTCAATTAAACCAAGAAAAATAGAGAAAATTTTCATTACTCATTTACATGGTGATCACATATTTGGTTTACCAGGATTGCTAAGTAGTCGTTCCTTTCAAGGCGGCGTGGAGCCAGTAACAATCTATGGCCCACCGGGTATTAAAGCCTATTTAGAGACGAGTTTAACGCTTAGCCGTACAAAATTGTCCTATCCTATTAAAATCGTTGAACTGAGCGAAGGTGTGATATTTGAAGATCAGCAGTTTATCATTTCTGCTCAGAAATTACAGCATGGGATAGAATGCTTCGGTTTCTTAATTGAGGAGAAGGATAGTCCAGGGCCATTACTTGTAAATAAATTAAAAGAAATAGGAATCGAACCTGGACCGATCTATCAGGAGTTTAAGGTAAATGAAACCGTTGACCTGCCAAACGGGCATACAGTTAAATCCAAGGACTATATCGGAGTACCAAAACCAGGCAAACGGATAGCGGTTATAGGTGATACGAGAGCTCACCAAGCCATAATACCATTTGTCCAAGGAGTTGACTTGCTGATTCATGAGGCTACTTTCGCTGCAGATCAGGAAAAATTAGCTCATGAATACTACCATTCGACAACCAGCCAAGCTGCTGCCATAGCTCGGGAGGCAAACGTTAAACAGTTAATTTTGACACATATATCCTCTAGATTCCAAAACGAAGATATAGAGCTATTGAAAAAAGAATCTCAACAACTATTTCACAATACAACAATCGCTTATGACTTCTATACAGCAACAATAGATTAG
- a CDS encoding glycerophosphodiester phosphodiesterase: protein MIIYAHRGASKHAPENTIPAFDLAYHHDADGIETDVQLTKDGVPVLIHDEKLQRTTNGNGFVKDYTYAELTQLDAGSWKSPQFADTVIPTLEDLLRWNQDKQLKLNIELKNNIFPYPGLEETVFQLLQKYNMVNQTVISTFNQESIVKLKQWSTELNYAFLTSKKDKNLIPFAESIKAEGIHIQYRLLTNRLVEQANQHDLYVAVYTVNLPLSIKRAIRMNCHAIFTDIPKLAVDLRKNTL, encoded by the coding sequence ATGATTATTTATGCACACCGTGGAGCAAGTAAACATGCACCAGAAAATACGATACCAGCATTTGATCTAGCCTATCATCATGATGCTGATGGTATTGAAACTGATGTCCAATTAACAAAGGATGGTGTACCAGTATTGATCCATGACGAAAAACTGCAACGCACGACTAACGGAAATGGATTTGTCAAAGACTACACCTACGCTGAATTAACTCAACTTGATGCCGGCAGCTGGAAGTCTCCTCAATTCGCTGACACTGTCATTCCAACTTTAGAGGATTTACTTCGTTGGAATCAAGATAAGCAACTGAAGCTGAATATCGAATTAAAAAACAACATATTCCCCTATCCAGGACTAGAGGAAACAGTATTCCAGTTGCTTCAAAAGTACAACATGGTGAATCAGACTGTGATCTCAACCTTCAATCAAGAGAGTATTGTTAAGTTGAAACAATGGTCAACTGAACTGAATTACGCTTTTCTAACTAGTAAGAAAGATAAAAATTTAATTCCATTTGCAGAGTCTATTAAGGCAGAAGGAATTCATATTCAGTACCGACTACTTACCAATCGGCTGGTAGAACAAGCTAATCAGCATGACTTATATGTTGCAGTTTATACTGTTAACTTGCCGCTGTCGATAAAACGTGCTATAAGGATGAACTGCCATGCCATCTTTACTGACATCCCAAAACTAGCTGTTGATTTAAGAAAAAACACACTATAG